One genomic window of Mucilaginibacter sp. SJ includes the following:
- a CDS encoding rubredoxin translates to MENKQLIKINLPGGVASAGDFYEMLIIAQNAGAKQVRFGNRQQLYFEIEEAQLEDLEFDMLSAGIDHEVNQDTYPNITSSYIADGIFNQENWLKEGVYKDIFDLFDYQPELKINLVDSNQTFASFFTGNLNFISSPVSNYWYLYIRFPKTNILYCWPVLVYSDDIPAIGKAIQQVIFANKTLFYDQVEINPDKLYQLVTAGHQFVTQEIEQPLIIPEFQLPYYEGFNKQGNKYWLGIYRRHELFDIEFLKDICNLCMQTRVGQLYFSPWKSLLIKNIEARHRPLWGNLLNKYRVNIRHASNELNWQVEDLCNPCLELKQQLVSEFEEADLRTYGLSFAIKRSPKSGIYGSVMIRARMPDEFEIVHTRDFNHNTREFVIYKQGVAKADLSRHLTALCDMFYEQQINNLSPLPVSKTSTEIKSPNQKTVHQCKSCFTIYDELYGDIFNNIEPGMPFENLSDYECPTCGAEKENFAELIYQAD, encoded by the coding sequence ATGGAGAATAAGCAACTGATCAAGATTAATTTGCCGGGAGGCGTAGCCTCTGCAGGTGATTTTTACGAGATGCTCATCATCGCGCAAAATGCGGGTGCTAAACAGGTTCGTTTCGGGAACCGGCAGCAGCTTTATTTCGAAATTGAAGAAGCACAGCTGGAGGATCTGGAATTTGATATGCTTAGTGCCGGTATTGACCATGAAGTTAACCAGGATACTTATCCCAATATCACCAGTTCGTATATCGCCGATGGTATTTTTAACCAGGAGAACTGGCTCAAAGAAGGTGTTTATAAAGATATTTTCGATCTTTTTGACTATCAGCCCGAACTGAAAATAAACCTGGTTGACAGCAATCAAACTTTTGCGTCATTTTTTACCGGTAACCTTAATTTTATTTCTTCGCCGGTAAGTAATTACTGGTATTTGTATATCAGGTTTCCTAAAACTAATATCCTGTATTGCTGGCCTGTATTGGTTTATTCGGATGATATTCCCGCCATTGGCAAAGCAATACAACAAGTAATATTTGCTAACAAAACACTGTTTTACGACCAGGTTGAAATTAATCCCGATAAGCTCTATCAATTAGTTACTGCAGGCCACCAGTTTGTGACCCAGGAAATTGAACAGCCACTTATTATTCCTGAATTTCAACTACCCTATTATGAGGGCTTTAACAAGCAGGGCAACAAATACTGGTTGGGCATTTACAGGCGCCATGAGCTTTTTGACATTGAGTTTTTGAAAGATATTTGTAACCTGTGTATGCAAACCAGGGTTGGACAGTTATATTTTAGCCCATGGAAATCTCTGCTTATAAAAAATATCGAGGCCAGGCACCGTCCATTATGGGGCAACCTGCTTAACAAATACCGGGTAAACATCAGGCATGCTTCAAATGAGCTTAACTGGCAGGTTGAAGATCTTTGCAATCCCTGCCTCGAGCTTAAACAGCAACTGGTAAGCGAGTTTGAAGAGGCTGATTTAAGAACTTATGGCCTGAGTTTTGCCATAAAGCGTTCGCCTAAATCGGGGATCTATGGTTCTGTTATGATCCGCGCGCGGATGCCCGATGAATTTGAAATTGTGCATACCCGTGATTTTAACCACAATACCCGCGAATTTGTGATATACAAACAAGGTGTAGCAAAAGCAGATCTAAGCAGGCATCTGACAGCGCTTTGTGATATGTTTTACGAGCAGCAAATCAATAATTTATCGCCGTTGCCCGTAAGTAAAACAAGTACTGAAATTAAATCACCCAATCAAAAAACTGTTCATCAGTGCAAAAGCTGTTTCACTATTTATGATGAGTTGTATGGGGATATCTTTAATAATATAGAACCCGGAATGCCTTTTGAAAATTTAAGCGACTATGAGTGCCCAACCTGCGGCGCCGAAAAGGAAAACTTTGCAGAACTGATATATCAAGCCGATTAA
- a CDS encoding 3-keto-disaccharide hydrolase, producing the protein MRNQPTIKKNSNSRFIRIPLIAGLLLLIISGAKAQQIKDPAVIGRWDITIDKGGKSLPSWLEVQKSGTHTLIGRFTYAFGSARPISEVKPHDGKYSFSIPPQWEEGSRNMDFEFEVKGEELTGTMVYTDGATYHFTGVRAPLMTRAKAPVWGKPVKLFNGKDTKGWHTDGKNQWVVESGILRSKHSGANLITDQKFSDFKLHIEFRYQKGSNSGVYLRGRYEVQVIDTKTGEPEPINNQFSAIYGFLPPNKMMAKNAGEWQSYDITLVGRLVTIVANGTMVICQQEIPGITGGAIDSKEGEPGPLLIQGDHGPIDYRNIIITPAK; encoded by the coding sequence ATGAGAAACCAACCTACTATTAAAAAGAACTCAAATAGCAGATTCATCCGCATACCGCTTATCGCGGGATTGCTGCTTTTAATAATTTCGGGAGCCAAAGCTCAACAAATAAAGGATCCTGCAGTTATCGGCCGATGGGATATTACTATCGACAAAGGTGGCAAAAGCCTTCCATCCTGGCTGGAAGTTCAAAAATCAGGAACACATACCCTGATTGGCCGTTTTACTTATGCTTTTGGAAGCGCGCGCCCGATATCGGAGGTGAAGCCGCATGACGGCAAATACAGTTTTTCTATCCCGCCACAATGGGAAGAAGGAAGCCGAAACATGGATTTTGAATTTGAAGTTAAGGGGGAAGAATTAACCGGGACAATGGTATATACAGATGGTGCTACCTACCATTTCACCGGTGTGCGGGCACCGTTAATGACAAGGGCAAAGGCACCGGTTTGGGGCAAACCTGTTAAACTGTTCAACGGTAAAGACACCAAAGGCTGGCATACGGACGGCAAAAACCAATGGGTAGTAGAATCGGGCATATTAAGGAGCAAGCACTCCGGCGCAAACCTTATCACCGATCAAAAATTCAGCGATTTTAAATTACACATCGAATTTCGCTATCAAAAAGGCAGCAACAGCGGCGTTTACCTGAGAGGGCGCTATGAGGTACAGGTTATCGACACTAAAACCGGTGAGCCTGAACCTATCAATAACCAGTTTAGTGCTATTTACGGTTTCCTGCCGCCTAATAAAATGATGGCGAAAAATGCCGGGGAATGGCAATCATATGACATTACACTGGTTGGGCGTTTAGTTACCATCGTAGCCAATGGCACCATGGTGATATGCCAGCAGGAGATTCCGGGCATTACCGGCGGGGCTATCGACAGTAAAGAAGGCGAACCAGGGCCGCTGCTGATTCAGGGGGATCATGGGCCTATCGATTACAGAAACATTATCATTACTCCGGCAAAATAA
- a CDS encoding nitrate reductase: MSNKRPQNTFKSTCCYCGVGCGVVINKEKNGSITLEGDKDYPVNNGMLCSKGLNLHYTANDKTDRLLYPQMRYNKSMPLQRVSWDDALERTAAIFKTFIDKYGPDSVAFYASGQCLTEEYYVVNKLIKGFIGSNNIDTNSRLCMSSAVAAYKIALGEDAVPVCYDDIELADCFYVTGANPAWCHPILWRRVEAHKAANPDVKIIVVDPRVTDTCSNADLHLQLNPGTDITLNHAIGRVLIENGDIDIDFVNNHADGFEQYSKLVFERTLAESAAICGVSENDIRLAASYIGDAKGFITMWTMGLNQSAVGVNKNLSLLNLNLITGHIGKPGSGPLSLTGQPNAMGGREVGGLANLLPAHRVLTNPADRAEVQKFWGGTEIAAKPGLTATEMFEALNDGRLKAIWIMCTNPLTSLPNVRLAEEALKKAKFVVVQEISNKPETLAYADVILPAAAWAEKEGTMTNSERRISYLSKVLDPPGEAMPDSEIICRFAQKMGYKGFDFKNAAEIYAEHAKLTGKTNIDISGLTHETIIQQRSIQWPYKKRNAIPGTPRLFTDKQFYTETRNAKISAVPDGHTSEVPDGDYPFILTTGRIRDQWHTMSKTGKVNKLNQHIKESFIEINPVDAEALEIREGDVTIITSRRGEVRVKARITEQIKQGVVFVPMHWGKILNNDLHRINNVTNDALDPISKEPDFKYCAVKIQKYKKPFQRIVVVGAGAGAHGFVRSYRELNKDDEIIIFSKEDHPFYNRVMLPDYISGEQRWEQLVKMTDEEEPELKIRLLRGVSVEKIDRVNKYVLDSRGVKTYYDVLLLATGSRAAIPKNVPSLPGIFSMRSRNDADNFKKHVPKNGHVVIVGGGLLGLEMAASLREIGITITIIQRTSRFLNRQLDELGSRLLHEEMVDQGCDIFYDDEVQLFYGRSKLTGIGLKSGRKIDCDAMILAIGTTPNLEIAKDCGLEIKRGVIVNERLLTSDPNIYAIGEIAEFNGTLYGITAAAEQQAAVVAGYMNGDIASYYKGSLFMNIIKIHGFDLCSIGLSDCPNEKDYEEIVFIDKAKRYYKKCIIHQDRLVGTILIGDKGEFQEFRELIANKTELSDKRLKLLRSGKTAEPVLGKLVCSCNNVGADNIRNKVAGGCTQLADVCSQTGAGTGCGSCRPEVKRLLEEVLQQQLVKA; encoded by the coding sequence ATGTCTAACAAACGCCCTCAAAATACATTTAAAAGTACTTGCTGCTACTGCGGGGTAGGCTGCGGCGTGGTAATTAATAAAGAAAAAAATGGCAGTATAACGCTTGAGGGCGATAAGGACTATCCTGTAAATAATGGCATGTTGTGCAGTAAAGGGCTTAACCTGCACTACACAGCTAATGATAAAACCGACAGGCTGCTATACCCTCAAATGCGCTATAATAAAAGCATGCCCCTGCAAAGGGTAAGCTGGGACGATGCATTGGAGCGCACAGCAGCCATTTTTAAAACGTTCATTGATAAATACGGGCCGGATTCGGTTGCATTTTATGCCTCAGGCCAGTGCCTTACAGAGGAATATTACGTTGTCAATAAGCTAATTAAAGGTTTTATCGGCAGTAATAATATAGATACCAATTCACGTTTGTGTATGAGCAGCGCGGTTGCCGCTTATAAAATTGCTTTAGGCGAGGATGCTGTACCTGTTTGTTATGACGATATTGAACTGGCCGATTGCTTTTATGTTACCGGAGCTAACCCAGCCTGGTGCCATCCTATTTTATGGCGAAGGGTTGAAGCGCATAAAGCCGCAAATCCCGATGTGAAAATCATTGTTGTTGACCCCCGGGTTACGGATACCTGCAGCAATGCCGATCTGCACCTGCAGTTAAACCCGGGTACCGATATCACCCTTAACCACGCTATTGGCAGGGTATTGATAGAGAATGGGGATATCGATATTGATTTTGTAAACAATCATGCTGATGGTTTTGAGCAGTACAGCAAATTGGTATTTGAACGTACCCTTGCTGAATCGGCTGCTATTTGTGGTGTAAGTGAAAACGACATACGGCTTGCTGCCAGTTATATAGGCGATGCAAAAGGTTTCATAACGATGTGGACAATGGGGCTAAATCAAAGCGCTGTTGGGGTAAATAAAAATTTAAGCCTCCTGAATCTTAACTTGATAACAGGCCATATTGGTAAGCCGGGATCTGGCCCATTATCGCTAACCGGGCAACCAAATGCTATGGGCGGGCGTGAAGTGGGAGGGCTTGCTAATCTTTTACCGGCGCATCGTGTTTTAACTAACCCGGCAGACAGGGCGGAGGTACAGAAGTTTTGGGGAGGTACAGAGATAGCCGCAAAACCAGGTCTTACCGCAACGGAGATGTTTGAGGCATTAAATGATGGCCGCCTTAAAGCCATCTGGATCATGTGTACCAACCCATTAACCAGCTTGCCAAACGTACGCCTTGCCGAAGAGGCTTTGAAAAAAGCAAAGTTTGTAGTGGTTCAGGAGATTAGTAATAAGCCCGAAACACTGGCTTATGCCGATGTGATCCTCCCCGCAGCAGCCTGGGCCGAAAAGGAGGGTACTATGACCAATTCTGAAAGGCGGATCAGTTATTTGAGTAAAGTACTTGACCCACCGGGCGAGGCTATGCCGGATAGCGAGATCATTTGCCGTTTTGCTCAAAAAATGGGGTACAAAGGCTTCGACTTCAAAAATGCCGCAGAAATTTATGCCGAGCATGCTAAACTAACAGGCAAAACCAATATTGATATCAGCGGGCTTACGCACGAAACCATCATACAACAACGATCAATACAATGGCCTTATAAAAAACGTAATGCGATACCAGGGACACCCCGCTTGTTTACTGACAAGCAATTTTATACCGAAACACGTAACGCTAAAATAAGCGCGGTACCGGATGGGCATACCAGCGAGGTTCCTGACGGCGACTATCCTTTCATTCTAACTACCGGCCGCATCCGCGATCAATGGCATACCATGAGCAAAACCGGTAAGGTAAATAAGCTTAACCAGCATATTAAGGAATCATTTATCGAGATCAATCCTGTTGATGCTGAAGCATTAGAGATCAGGGAAGGCGATGTTACTATTATTACATCCCGAAGGGGTGAAGTGAGGGTAAAAGCCCGGATTACCGAACAAATAAAGCAGGGCGTTGTTTTTGTGCCAATGCATTGGGGCAAGATCCTGAACAATGATCTGCACCGCATTAACAATGTTACTAATGACGCACTTGATCCGATATCAAAGGAGCCGGATTTTAAGTATTGCGCGGTAAAGATCCAAAAATATAAAAAGCCATTTCAAAGAATTGTGGTTGTTGGCGCCGGTGCCGGTGCACACGGTTTTGTACGATCATACAGGGAACTTAATAAAGATGATGAGATCATCATTTTCAGTAAAGAAGATCATCCTTTTTACAATCGTGTTATGCTGCCCGATTATATTAGCGGTGAACAACGCTGGGAGCAGTTGGTTAAAATGACCGATGAAGAAGAACCCGAACTTAAAATAAGGTTATTACGCGGCGTAAGCGTCGAGAAAATAGATCGTGTTAACAAATATGTGCTGGATAGCCGGGGAGTCAAAACTTATTACGATGTGTTGCTGTTGGCCACAGGTAGTCGTGCGGCAATTCCTAAAAACGTACCATCGCTGCCGGGGATCTTCAGTATGCGCAGCCGTAACGATGCTGATAATTTCAAAAAGCATGTGCCTAAAAACGGGCATGTGGTTATAGTGGGTGGCGGCTTATTAGGCTTAGAAATGGCCGCCTCTCTGCGTGAAATAGGAATTACCATCACCATCATTCAGCGTACGTCAAGGTTTTTAAACCGCCAATTGGATGAGTTGGGCAGCAGGCTTTTGCACGAAGAAATGGTTGACCAGGGTTGCGACATCTTTTATGACGATGAAGTGCAGCTGTTTTACGGCCGCAGCAAGCTTACCGGTATCGGCTTAAAAAGCGGGCGAAAAATTGACTGTGATGCCATGATCCTGGCCATCGGTACTACGCCAAATCTTGAAATAGCCAAGGATTGCGGTCTTGAAATTAAGCGCGGCGTAATTGTGAACGAACGGTTGCTTACCAGTGACCCCAATATATACGCCATTGGCGAAATAGCTGAGTTTAACGGCACCCTATACGGTATAACTGCCGCTGCCGAACAACAGGCAGCAGTTGTTGCAGGTTATATGAACGGCGACATTGCCAGTTATTATAAGGGAAGCCTGTTTATGAATATCATTAAAATTCATGGTTTTGATCTGTGCAGCATCGGTTTATCTGATTGCCCGAATGAAAAAGACTATGAAGAAATTGTATTTATTGACAAGGCCAAGCGCTATTATAAAAAATGCATTATTCACCAGGACAGGCTGGTGGGCACCATTTTAATTGGTGATAAAGGAGAGTTCCAGGAATTCAGGGAACTGATAGCAAACAAAACCGAGCTGAGCGATAAGCGCCTTAAATTACTTCGCAGTGGTAAAACGGCCGAACCTGTTTTGGGCAAGCTGGTTTGTAGTTGTAACAATGTTGGTGCCGATAATATCCGTAATAAAGTGGCCGGCGGCTGTACCCAACTGGCCGATGTTTGCAGCCAAACCGGAGCCGGCACAGGCTGCGGGTCATGCCGGCCTGAAGTGAAACGGCTGCTTGAAGAAGTACTTCAGCAGCAATTAGTAAAAGCTTGA
- a CDS encoding FecR family protein, with amino-acid sequence MELRKFIKQLGRYQKGTTNETEKTIIEAWYDSYDAGNEKQALPPEELERVRNAMHTKISGSINTPVRLMWFNYRIAASILLLCCSATLIYFLRKPATVVPETYTTLSTHNGEIRKLTLPDSSVVWLNAQSRVRIPSNFGKTIRQVYLDEGEAYFEVKHNIHKPFRVITAPLQVQVLGTSFNINAYHSLPHVKVTVVTGKVGVSKGTKLLSFLTPGEELSYTTDGGSFEQKKVDADQSQSWKDGDTYLNRVKFDELSLVFKNLYGLTLKAGSKRVHDYLFTLRIKRNTPATETLKLISAIHNAHFRKEGTNVIIY; translated from the coding sequence ATGGAGCTACGTAAATTTATAAAACAACTCGGCCGGTACCAGAAAGGCACAACTAACGAAACCGAAAAAACGATCATTGAAGCCTGGTATGATTCATACGATGCCGGGAATGAAAAGCAAGCGTTGCCGCCAGAGGAGCTGGAGCGCGTAAGAAATGCTATGCACACAAAGATCAGCGGTTCCATCAATACGCCTGTACGGTTGATGTGGTTTAACTATCGAATTGCTGCAAGTATTTTATTGTTATGCTGCTCGGCTACGTTGATTTATTTTCTGAGAAAGCCAGCAACTGTAGTTCCGGAAACTTATACCACTTTAAGTACACATAACGGTGAAATCAGGAAACTGACGCTGCCCGACAGTTCTGTTGTTTGGCTAAATGCCCAAAGCCGGGTACGGATTCCTTCTAATTTTGGTAAAACTATACGCCAGGTTTACCTGGATGAGGGCGAAGCATATTTTGAAGTAAAGCATAATATCCATAAGCCATTCAGAGTTATCACGGCGCCACTGCAGGTACAGGTTTTGGGTACGTCGTTTAATATCAACGCATATCATAGCCTCCCTCATGTAAAAGTTACTGTTGTTACGGGTAAGGTTGGGGTAAGTAAAGGAACAAAACTGCTGTCATTCCTCACGCCGGGAGAGGAACTTAGTTATACGACGGATGGTGGCTCCTTTGAGCAGAAAAAAGTGGATGCCGATCAAAGCCAGAGCTGGAAGGATGGCGACACCTATTTAAACCGCGTAAAGTTTGACGAACTGTCACTGGTTTTTAAGAACCTGTATGGCCTTACTTTAAAAGCGGGCAGCAAACGGGTGCATGATTATTTATTCACCTTACGTATTAAGCGCAATACACCGGCCACAGAAACGCTGAAACTGATCAGCGCCATACATAATGCACATTTCAGAAAGGAGGGTACCAACGTAATTATTTATTAA
- a CDS encoding SusC/RagA family TonB-linked outer membrane protein, with amino-acid sequence MNFHTQLCRQFMRISFLLISISITIGLVSGKATELAAQGVNTRLDITIGNEDLSSVIKKLEQKANVAFAYDEVFLKLTDKHTNAANYKNESLKNILTALFKGQEIGFKEQAGNIIVYRQLTGRISGRITDESGQPLPGASVSIVGTSFGMMTDADGRYNISIPEGTYTVAASFVGYTRVESANVIINGNQTTTLNISLVAGSQLKEVTVSYGKQRVREVTGSLTQVDAAPLQDMPVMQFAQQLQGKAAGVQIAQSSGQPGRGVEFRIRGAASFYASNQPLVVIDGIPVTGSINNMNPAEIESFSILKDASATALYGSRAANGVILITTKHAKPGDAQIEFNANYGVQKIPGERVPKMMDARGFAQYMNEKFADSRQYEPGYTTATPADYLNPEQYGEGTNWYKLLTRTAPIQSYDITIRSAREKSSSTVMAGYQEQQGVLINTGTKLFSLRINQDLSLSNNKLKIGFNLAPSYRLDHNNRLGTDGVGGLFERIFEASPLKSPYNADGSYNRDTYSPSMVAYINPLAQFNLTNDDYKTTRILANGYLNYEFLTGLSIKTNIAVDKGGETRQYFQSGVVTSTVGQATGTSSSVDNGSYTAEANLVYRKSFGNHNIEALAGYSAQKYSGTNNTLTGLGYPSDDIPYLNAATSLSAGGSSYNAYSLLSSIARINYNYKGRYLLQGAIRRDGSSRFGSNQSYGNFPSISAGWVVSDEKFMDRFSFLNLMKIRASYGVTGNNFFPGYYDAQATIGKYYYEFGGASVAGQTINRLANDDLRWERNKQFDIGLDLSLFNNRLNFTYDYYHKISDGLIMQRPIPKASGFTSILDNVGAIELWGHEFTVNSTNLNGKLKWTTNLNISFDRNLIKNLVSPGYIRRNNTVSSDYYRQQEGHHLGEFYGFVFLGLYKDANDLANSAKYGSASDVGTIKVKDINGDGVIDDVNDRTFIGDPTPTFTGGLTNNFVYKNWDLNIHMAFSVGGKILNAAKWAYQTNLDGSRVMLAAAADRWRSPENPGSGVYPRTKTGTTAMGRQVNSQWVENGSYLTAKNISLGYRFNLGDKFLMRSLRVYTSVQQAFVFTKYSGMNPEINFAGLDPTLGIGVDENAYPIPRTFSFGVSATFK; translated from the coding sequence ATGAATTTCCATACACAGTTATGCAGACAGTTTATGCGTATCTCTTTTTTACTAATTTCCATATCAATAACCATCGGCCTGGTATCAGGAAAGGCCACTGAGTTAGCAGCCCAGGGGGTAAACACCCGGCTTGATATCACCATCGGAAACGAAGACCTTTCTTCAGTTATAAAAAAGCTGGAACAAAAGGCCAACGTCGCTTTTGCCTACGATGAGGTGTTTTTAAAACTTACCGATAAACATACTAATGCAGCAAACTATAAGAACGAAAGTCTGAAAAATATCCTTACGGCCTTGTTTAAAGGGCAGGAGATAGGTTTTAAGGAGCAAGCCGGCAATATCATAGTTTACAGACAGCTTACCGGGCGGATAAGCGGAAGAATAACTGATGAAAGCGGACAGCCTTTGCCTGGAGCTTCGGTAAGCATTGTTGGTACCTCATTTGGAATGATGACAGATGCAGACGGCAGGTACAATATTAGTATACCCGAAGGTACTTACACCGTGGCTGCTTCATTTGTGGGTTACACCCGTGTTGAATCTGCTAATGTTATAATTAACGGTAATCAAACCACCACGTTGAATATTAGCCTTGTGGCTGGCAGCCAGTTAAAAGAAGTAACCGTAAGTTACGGTAAACAGCGTGTAAGGGAAGTTACAGGTTCGCTTACCCAGGTAGATGCAGCCCCACTTCAGGATATGCCCGTAATGCAGTTTGCCCAGCAATTACAGGGCAAGGCCGCCGGCGTTCAGATTGCACAAAGCAGCGGACAGCCAGGCCGTGGTGTGGAGTTCAGGATCAGGGGAGCAGCTTCGTTTTATGCCAGTAATCAGCCTTTAGTGGTTATAGATGGGATCCCCGTTACAGGTAGCATCAATAACATGAACCCAGCCGAGATCGAGAGCTTCAGTATATTGAAAGATGCTTCGGCCACGGCACTTTACGGTTCACGAGCAGCAAATGGTGTAATCCTGATCACTACCAAACATGCTAAACCCGGCGATGCGCAGATTGAATTTAATGCCAATTACGGCGTGCAGAAAATACCGGGCGAGCGTGTTCCAAAAATGATGGATGCCCGTGGCTTTGCCCAGTACATGAATGAAAAATTTGCCGATAGCCGTCAGTACGAACCTGGCTATACAACAGCTACCCCAGCCGATTATTTGAACCCGGAGCAATATGGCGAAGGTACTAACTGGTATAAACTGCTTACCCGTACTGCTCCGATTCAAAGTTATGACATCACCATCCGCAGCGCGCGCGAAAAATCAAGTTCGACAGTTATGGCTGGTTACCAGGAGCAGCAGGGCGTACTGATCAATACCGGCACCAAATTGTTTTCATTGCGTATAAATCAGGACCTTTCATTAAGCAACAATAAATTAAAAATAGGCTTTAATCTTGCGCCAAGCTATCGCCTTGATCATAACAACCGTTTAGGTACTGATGGGGTTGGCGGTTTGTTTGAAAGGATTTTTGAAGCCAGTCCGTTAAAGTCGCCTTATAATGCAGATGGCAGTTACAACCGTGATACTTATTCACCGAGTATGGTGGCTTATATTAACCCGCTGGCCCAGTTCAACCTTACTAACGATGATTATAAAACTACACGCATCCTGGCCAATGGCTATTTAAACTACGAGTTTTTAACCGGCCTTAGCATCAAAACTAATATTGCTGTAGATAAAGGCGGTGAAACGCGGCAGTATTTTCAGTCGGGTGTGGTTACTTCAACGGTAGGCCAGGCCACCGGAACCAGCAGTTCGGTAGATAATGGATCATATACAGCGGAGGCGAACCTCGTTTACCGTAAATCTTTTGGAAATCATAATATCGAAGCGCTGGCAGGATATTCTGCTCAAAAATATAGCGGTACTAATAATACCTTAACCGGTTTAGGTTATCCAAGTGATGATATTCCCTATTTAAATGCGGCGACCAGTTTATCTGCAGGTGGGAGTTCATATAATGCCTATTCGTTGTTGTCAAGTATCGCACGTATTAACTACAACTACAAAGGCAGGTACTTGTTACAAGGCGCAATTCGTCGTGACGGTTCATCCCGCTTTGGCTCAAACCAGAGTTACGGTAATTTCCCATCAATATCTGCTGGTTGGGTAGTAAGCGATGAAAAGTTCATGGATCGTTTCAGCTTTCTTAACCTGATGAAGATCCGTGCAAGCTATGGCGTAACCGGTAATAATTTCTTCCCTGGTTATTATGATGCACAGGCAACCATCGGAAAATATTATTATGAATTTGGTGGCGCATCTGTGGCCGGGCAAACTATTAATCGATTGGCTAATGATGACCTTCGCTGGGAACGCAATAAACAGTTCGATATCGGTTTAGACCTGTCGCTGTTTAACAATCGTTTGAATTTTACTTACGATTATTACCACAAAATATCCGACGGGCTTATTATGCAGCGCCCTATACCTAAGGCATCAGGCTTCACCAGCATCCTGGATAACGTTGGTGCCATTGAGTTATGGGGACACGAGTTCACGGTTAATTCAACCAACCTTAACGGGAAATTGAAATGGACAACTAATTTAAATATCTCGTTCGACCGCAACCTGATCAAAAACCTGGTTTCTCCGGGCTATATCCGCCGTAACAATACCGTATCGTCCGATTATTACCGCCAGCAGGAGGGACATCACCTGGGCGAGTTTTACGGCTTTGTGTTTTTAGGCTTATATAAAGATGCCAATGATTTGGCTAATTCGGCCAAATATGGCAGCGCCTCGGATGTTGGCACTATCAAGGTTAAGGATATCAATGGCGATGGTGTTATTGATGATGTAAATGACCGCACCTTTATCGGCGATCCTACGCCAACTTTTACCGGCGGCCTCACCAATAACTTTGTTTATAAGAACTGGGACCTGAACATACACATGGCCTTTTCAGTTGGGGGCAAAATATTAAATGCCGCTAAATGGGCCTATCAAACCAACCTGGATGGTTCACGTGTGATGCTTGCCGCTGCTGCCGACCGCTGGAGATCGCCGGAAAACCCGGGATCGGGGGTTTATCCACGCACAAAAACCGGCACTACGGCCATGGGAAGGCAAGTTAACTCACAATGGGTTGAGAATGGTTCTTACCTCACCGCAAAAAATATCTCTCTGGGTTACCGCTTTAACCTCGGTGATAAATTTTTGATGCGCAGCCTGAGGGTATATACATCGGTACAACAGGCTTTTGTATTTACCAAATATTCGGGAATGAACCCCGAGATCAACTTCGCCGGGCTTGATCCTACACTGGGTATCGGTGTCGATGAAAATGCTTACCCTATCCCACGCACCTTTTCATTTGGTGTGTCGGCAACTTTTAAATAA
- a CDS encoding RNA polymerase sigma factor → MIEIADTILLSRIKEDDHSAFDLLFEGYWERAYRAARARLDDQAQAQDLVQEIFIKLWQRRHSLSIQTSFEQYLLSAVRLSVISYFRSQKVTHVRLEDALQRVELLENSIHDHTGYLELEQTLEQAVKHMPEMLQKVYELRSENHSVKAIASELGLAEQTVKNYISEVLRRLRIVISEKHPEQSAAYLALILFVLYN, encoded by the coding sequence ATGATAGAAATTGCCGATACTATTTTACTTTCCCGAATCAAGGAAGACGATCATTCGGCGTTTGATCTGCTGTTTGAGGGTTACTGGGAGCGCGCATACCGGGCAGCCAGGGCCAGGCTCGATGATCAAGCACAGGCGCAGGACCTTGTGCAGGAAATTTTTATTAAGCTCTGGCAGCGCAGGCATTCCCTAAGCATTCAAACAAGTTTCGAGCAATATTTATTGAGCGCAGTACGTCTGAGCGTGATCAGTTATTTCAGATCGCAAAAGGTTACGCATGTGCGCCTGGAGGATGCGCTGCAGCGTGTAGAATTACTTGAAAATTCCATACATGACCATACCGGATATCTTGAGTTGGAGCAAACGCTTGAACAGGCGGTTAAGCATATGCCCGAAATGCTTCAAAAGGTTTACGAACTGCGCAGCGAAAACCACTCAGTAAAAGCAATTGCCAGCGAATTAGGACTGGCCGAGCAAACGGTAAAAAATTACATTTCTGAAGTACTGCGTCGGCTGCGTATCGTTATCTCCGAAAAACACCCCGAACAAAGCGCCGCTTATTTAGCACTAATACTATTTGTGCTTTACAATTAA